From the Synergistetes bacterium HGW-Synergistetes-1 genome, the window GCTCAGGGATGCCGGGGTAGAGGTAACAAGCGGAGTTCTTGAAAAAGAGTCAAAATGGATGAACAGGGGATTCATAAGAAGGATGAGGAACGGACGTCCATGGATCACCATAAAAATTGCAGCCTCAATAGACGGGAACATTGCGCTGAAGGACGGATCAAGCAAATGGATCACGAGTGAAAGCTCAAGACAGAAAGTCCACATGATCAGGGCTGAAAACGACGCACTGCTTAGCGGAGCAGGAACTGTCCTTGCAGACGACCCGACTTTTACTGTCAGAGAAGCTGACGGAAGGACGCCTAAAAGGGTGGTCCTTGACAGAAGGCTGAGTACCCCTCTGTCAGCAGCTCTTTTTAAAGAGAAGGATCTTATCTTCTTCACCGCCAGTGATGCGTCAACTGAAAAAATCGCCGGGATCAGAGAACTTGGTGCTGAGGTCTACACTATTGATGCGCATGAATGCAGTGAGTTGGAATTTGTTATGGCTAAATTGTGTGAAATAGGTGTAAACTATCTGATGATCGAATGCGGAGCTAAACTGA encodes:
- the ribD gene encoding riboflavin biosynthesis protein RibD → MQDEHYMRMALSLALNGTGSVSPNPRVGCVIVRDSEIIGTGWHKCCGEPHAEVEAVRNAGGNVKGSTVYVNLEPCCHQGRTPPCAPMLIEKEVSRVVIGMTDPNPIVDCRGENMLRDAGVEVTSGVLEKESKWMNRGFIRRMRNGRPWITIKIAASIDGNIALKDGSSKWITSESSRQKVHMIRAENDALLSGAGTVLADDPTFTVREADGRTPKRVVLDRRLSTPLSAALFKEKDLIFFTASDASTEKIAGIRELGAEVYTIDAHECSELEFVMAKLCEIGVNYLMIECGAKLTSSLLRSGMADEISLFLAPKILGSGIHFTEYLELGALNDAIIIKDIKTSACGDDIWIRGVFSCSPDL